The nucleotide sequence TCGGCAGCCGTCCCGGGTTTTTCAGCAGCTCCTCTTCAAGCTCGACAAGCTCCTTCATCTCCTGCAGGAAGTGGGGCTTTATGTAAGTAAGCGTATAAAGCTTATCAATGTCTGCTCCTTTACGCAGGGCTTCGTAGAGAATAAAATAGCGTTCGCTGGTGGGGTAGAGGAGCAGGTCCATCAGCTCGTCCAGGCTCTTCGAGTTGTAGTCCGCCGCAAACCCCAGACCGTAGCGGCCGTTCTCGAGACCCCGGATTGACTTCTGAAAGGTCTCCTTAAAGGTCTTACCGATAGCCATAACCTCACCAACGGCTTTCATCTGGGTACCCAGCTTGTCCTCGATGGCCCGGAACTTTTCAAAGGCCCAGCGGGCGAACTTCAGTACCACATAATCCCCGGAGGGGGTGTACTTTTCCAGGGTCCCGTCGCGCCAGTAGGGAATCTGGTCCAGGGTCATCCCGGATGCCAGCTTGGCGGAGATCAGGGCGATAGGAAAACCCGTGGCCTTGCTTGCCAGAGCGGAGGAACGGGATGTCCGGGGATTGATCTCGATGATGACCACCCGTCCGGTCGCCGGATCGTAGGCGAACTGCACGTTGGTTCCGCCGATGACCCCGATGGATTCGACGATGCGAAAGGCCTGTTCTTTCAGTTTTTCTTCCAGGGCGGGATCGATGGTCAGAAAGGGGGCGGAACAGAAGGAGTCTCCGGTGTGGACCCCCACGGCATCGATGTTCTCAATATAGCAGATGGCGATCATCTGGTTTTTGCTGTCCCGTACGACCTCCACCTCGAGTTCTTCCCAGCCCAGGATAGATTCTTCAATCAGGCACTGCCTGGTCATGGAAAGGTCCAGCCCCCGGCTGACCACGGTCTGCAGTTCTTCCACGTTGTAGACCAGTCCCCCGCCGGCTCCTCCCATGGTGTAGGCGGGACGGATAACCACCGGGTATCCCAGCTCTTCAGCTGTTCTTTCGGCCTCTTCCACGGTGTGAGCAATGTCGGAGCGTGGCGTTTCTATCCCCAGCTTCTGCATTTCCGCTTTAAAGATCTCCCGGTCCTCACCCCGTTCAATAGCCTCCAGGTTTACTCCGATTACCTGGACACCGTACTTATCCAGCACCCCTTTTTTGTTCAGTTCCGAAGCAAGGTTCAATCCGGTCTGGCCCCCCAGGTTGGGGAGCAGGGCGTCGGGACGCTCCCTGGCGATTATCTGCTCCAGTCGGCCTGCATTCAAAGGTTCAATGTAGGTGGCATCCGCCATAACCGGGTCGGTCATAATGGTCGCCGGATTGGAATTGACCAGAACAATCTGGTACCCCTGCTCCCGGAGGGCTTTGCAGGCCTGTGTCCCGGAATAGTCAAACTCACAGGCTTGACCGATTACTATCGGCCCGGAGCCGATTATAAGAATCTTATGGATATCCTCTCGCTTCATGATGAACTCCAGTGTATTTTTTTTGCCGTGATGGCTGTCTGCGGATCAGCCGCTGGGGTTTTGTTTCCTGCTGTACCGTATGTAGTGTCCTAAACCGTGGGGATAAATCGGTAGTAAAACTCCTGCCGGTAGGGAATTCTCTGCTAAATTGTGCAGCGTTGCAGAGTTTTTCCAGATTCCTGGCAATTCTCGAATCCCGCGCATTGTTCATCCCCATGCTTGTGAACACTATCTGCACCTTACCAAAGTCGCACAATCTTGAATATGCCGAAAAACCCTATTTTATCAGGCAGAAATCGCCCAGCTCGGCAGGTATATGCCGGGCAATAATATCGCACTTGACCCGCAGCAGGAACAAAATCGGAAGCCCGCTGCCGGAGAGCGCCTCGTAGTTCCCCTGCCCCTTGCTGATGATTATGTCAGCCTTGTTCAGCAGTTCGTTGAATTCCGGACTAACAAAATCCGGGACCGCCCCCGGAGCAGGGGATCCACTGGAGACCACTTCACAGAGTTTGTCCATTCCCGTTGTCCGGGCGTCTGCCAGGGTAACATCGTTGATGATGGGTTTGCCCCGCACCGCGTAGAGAATCCGTATTTCCGGGTAGAATTTTGTGATTGCCGACACAAGAATCTTGTCAAAAACAATTTCCCCGGCATTGTCGCCAATGTACACCAGCTCCCGGGCTGCTGCGAGTCCGGCGCGCAGGGATTCAATGTCAAAAAGCTCCCTGCTTTCCCTGTGCACTGCCTTGTCTTCCTGATCCAGGATGTTTTCGATCTCCTCTTTGAGATCGATATCCCTGTTGGCGCCATAGTCGATAATATTACCGGAAATGGCAATCTCCACCGCCGTCAGCAGCGGGTCCGACGCTGATTCTACCCGTCGAACAAGATCGGGATACACAGATTGTGCGGCTTTGTTGCTTTGCTCCTTGATTTCTGCAAATGGGTCGGTACTCCCGCTTATCCTGTTGATAATCCGGTAAATCGGGACGGCGTTTTCCGGGGGAGATGCATTCATGGACAGTTGTGGGACCAGACGGGATATCTCATCAAGGACCTGCTTTTGCTGTTGTTCGTTGCAGCCGGCCTGGCGTGCGGCAAACAATGCCTGGCTGAAAAAGCAGGGGATGCAGTCAAGGTAGGTATTCATGGAGTCCTCCGGAACCAATCATAACAAAACACGGAAAACCTGAACATACGGACTTGACCCAGGGCCAGCGCACATAGTTATGCACAAGCAGTGGGCTCGAAGAGCGATTATTGAATTTTTATGCAGCCATACATGAATTTTTATACGTTCTAGACTTTTTCTCCATGATATAGCAGACTCTTTGCATCAATTAGTGAGAGGGCATAAGATGGGCAAGAGTCAGTCAATGAATATTATTGAACATTTTCAAGCAATTGAAGATCCGCGGATAGATCGGCATAAGCGACATCTCATCCTGGACATCATAGTAATCACCATCTGTGCAGTTGTTTGCCATTGTGAAACCTGGGAGGAAATTGAGACCTACGGAAAGGAGAAGGAGCACTGGCTTAAGAAGTTCCTGGCCCTTCCGAATGGGATTCCTTCTCATGATACGATTCGGCGCTTGTTTATTCGCCTCAATCCTGAACAACTCCAGCAATGCTTTCTCAGTTGGGTGAATGCCATCCGTGAACAAACCCAAGGAGAAATCGTCGCGATTGATGGAAAGACAGCCCGTCGCAGCCATGATCATTATAGCGGGAAGTCTGCACTCCATATGGTAAGCGCCTGGGCGTCAGAGAACCGCATGGTTCTCGGTCAGGTGAAGACTGACGAGAAATCAAATGAAATCACCGCTATCCCAGAGCTTCTTAAGCTGCTTGAACTAAAGGGATGCATCGTGACTATAGACGCTATGGGTTGCCAGACAGATATCGCCAACCTCATTAAAGAGAAACAAGCCAACTATGTGCTTGCGGTGAAGGGAAATAGACCTCATCTGCACGATGAATTGAAGTTTTGCTTCGATGAAATCAAACCCGGGACTGAGAAAACAGAAGAGTGGATTGATTATCACAGGGACTTCAACAAGGAACACGGTCGATGTGAAGTCCGTGAATGTGTGGCGACTGATGAGATCGACTGGCTGAAGCCGCATATCAAAGATTGGAAAGGGGTACAGAGTATCGCCATGGTCAGAGCACAGCGTACCATCGGTGATAAAGAAAGTGTGGAAACTCGCTACTACATTAGCTCGCTCCCTGCGAATGCAGAGCTTCTGAACTCAGCGATACGAGCCCATTGGGGGGTAGAGAACTCCGTTCACTGGGTGTTGGACATGGTCTTCCGGGAAGATGAAAGTCGCATGCGAAAAGGCTATTCCCCTGAAAACTTTGCAATTTTACGTCGCATAGCTATGAATCTCGTCCGCCGTGATAAGAATAGCAAGGGAAGCTTAAAGGGGCGGCGCAAAGCGGCTGGTTGGAATAACCGCTATTTGGAAGAATTGCTATTCGCTCCAGACGAAGCATTCAAGCCAACTGCCTGAGCTATTTTAATGCGCTGGCCCTGGGACTTGACCCCGACAGGAAGTTCGATGGTATCATGAGGTGTGAAAAATCAGGTGTGTATCTGGTATTCTGTCTGTCCCATAAGGCGCTTCTACGAATCCGGTAAGCTGGAAGAATACTGGGTTAAGACCTACTGTCTTGTGGGAAATCCGGACTGCGTGCGTAAACAGATGGAAGCAAAGGGGATTCCTCATCCTGACAATATGCTTCCGGACGGAACAATCAGAAAAGAACTTTCCTGAATCTGAATTCCCGGAGTTCCAGTACAAAAGTCAAGGTCTATTTCCTGCCTATCTCTTTCTCGATTTTCCGCATCCGCTTGTTCATCTCGTTTACCCGAAACTCCAGGCTGTTGAGAATCCAGAACTGAAAATGGTTGAATTTGTGCTGGGAGTGAATCATCCAGACGATTTTAATCGATACCAGCAGGACACTAATCTCTATCGAAATAAACGGAGGAAGAAAATGGGTTGTGACTTCCAGGGTAAAAAAGATCAGAATGGTCAGTAAAAAAAAGATGTTGATTATATTGTCTCTGTGGGAATAGTCTTTTCCCCCGATTTGTCCCAGAAGAGAGCGGATCCGTTCCTTCTCCCGGTTGTATTCCTCCAGGTCGTCAAGCAGCTCTTTTTCCCGTGCGGCAAGGTCGTCCATATGTGTCATGGGACCATTGTAGATGCGGATGTCTGTGCTGTCTATTATGAAGTCATATTTTTGCTGTTTTCCACCGGAGGAATAATCTGTATACTGTGCGCTACGGAGGTATAAACCATGGCGAAACTATGGCAGAAGGACTACTCTCTGGATTCCCTGATCGAAAGCTTTACGGTAGGGCGTGACTACCTTCTCGATATGGAGCTTCTTCCGGCGGACTGCACAGCCAGCCTGGCCCACGCCACCATGCTTGCCACCATCGGTCTGCTGTCCGACGGAGAACTATCCTCCCTTTCCCGGGGTATCAGGTCGGTACTGGATGAATATAAATCCGGGGAATACAGGATCGAAAAGAGCGACGAAGACGGTCACACAGCCCTGGAAAACCGTCTTGCCGCTCTCTGCGGAGAGGCGGGGAAAAAGATCCATACCGGGCGCAGCCGGAACGACCAGGTCATTACCGCCCTCCGGCTCTACTCCCGGGCTTTTCTGGCCGAGGCTGTTCTGGCAGGTATCGATACTGCAGACGCGCTGTTAAAACTTGCCAGGAAGCACGAACATACCCCCATGCCCGGCCGCACTCACATGCAGATCGCCATGCCTTCGTCGGTGGGGCTCTGGGCGGCGGCCTACGCGGAGGAGCTCCTGGACGCCCTGCGGCATCTTCTTTCCCTGGACAGCATTCTGGACCAGTCACCCTTAGGTTCTGCCGCCTCCTATGGTGTACCGCTGCCACTGGATCGGGAGCTGACCGCCGCACTGATGGGGTTCTCCGGGGTACAGAACAATGTTCTTTACGTGAATAATTCCCGGGGTAAATTCGAGTCCTATCTTCTGGACGCCTGCGAACAGATCGGCCTTTCTTTAAGCAAGCTGGCCCAGGACCTGATCCTCTTTTCCATGCCGGAGTTTGGTTATTTTTCTCTTCCCCGGGAGCTCTGCTCCGGGTCCAGTATTATGCCGCAAAAGAAAAACCCCGACGGCCTTGAGCTTATGCGGGCCAAGTCGGCCACTCTCTCCTCCTATGCCAACCAGGTAAAAAGTATTCTGCGCTCTCTGCCTTCGGGCTACAACCGCGATTTTCAGGAGACCAAGGAGCCTTTTCTGCGGGGTGCCCGGCTGACTATCCAGATGCTGCGGGTCAGTACTCTGACCGTTTCAAAGCTCGAGGTTAATAAAGATGCATTACAGCGCGGCTTTACGCCGGAGATATATGCTACCGACGCGGCTCTGGAGATGGCAGCCCGGGGAAAAAGCTTCCGCGATGCTTACCGGGAAGTCGGCACATCCCTGGAAACGGTTAAAAACCGGGACCCCGGGGAGGTTCTAAAGAAGCGCAGTTCCACCGGTTCTCCGGGGAACCTGAACCTTTCCTTTCCCGCGACCCGGGCGGCAGATATCGCTTCCCATGCCCGGGCTCTGGGTGAGTCCTTATCCGCTTCTGCCGCGGAACTGGTTGGCCGTGAGGTCCCGCTCTTTCCGCCGCTGCCGTGATGCGGAGGATGCATAGAGAGTCCTCAGGGCTCCGGCGGCTACCAGGCCGAGGAAGGTAATAAAGAAGGGAGATGCCAGAAGCAGGGAGTCGGGGATCCCCGTCATTCCCTGCAGTATCGTGGCGGCGGCGTTCGCTGCGGAGAAGAGGAGCACCGTAGCCAGCAGCCCCAGGGGCTGTTTGCCCGCGATGTACAGGGCTACCAGAGCAATCCAGCCGCGGCCGCCGGTCATGTTTGGCACATAGGCCCCAATATCGAGGGCCAGCAGGGCTCCCGCTGCTCCGCAGCCAATACCGGAAAGAACCAGGGTCTGAAAGCGCATCATTTTGACTGAGTATCCCAGGTTTTCCAGGGTTTCAGGGGCTTCTCCTGCGGCTATTACCCTGTGTCCCCAACGGCTCTTGCGCATAATCAGCATCAGGGCCGCAAAGGATAATCCGGCGGCAAGGACAGGAATAATCCTGTGGTCCGGAGGGAAAAACCCGCTGGAGTTCAGCAGCGCGGGACGCAGTACCCCTTTTGTGCCGAATACCATCTGAGATGTGATCCCCAGCAGCCCTGCGGCCGCCAGGTTGAGCCCCAGGCCGCTCAAAAAGATATTCGATTCAAGCCTGAGTATCACCCAGGCAAAAATGGCCGCTGCAAGGCCGCCGGCAATACTCCCGGCAAAGATCCCTCCCAGCCATGTGCCTGAGGCCGCAGCAGCGATAAACCCGCCGAAGGCACCCAGGGCCATGAGCCCTTCAAGTCCGATGTTCAGTATCCCCGCGCGGAAGGGAAGATACCCTGCCACGGCAGCAATAATAAGGGGTGCGGCTGTGGAAAGTGTTGAATTAAACATGTTTATACCCCCTTTCCTGTTTCACCGGCGGTTATGGCAATAAAAACCACGGCCTGCAGCAGCAGACTCATCTCCTGGGATATCCCCGAGGCCATCACCGCCGAAGAGAGTCCCTGGGTCAGGTAGGCGAAGAAGAGAGCTGCGGGCAGAATAAAAGCGGGCCGGTAGCGGGCAATGAGGGCTACGGCGATTCCGTTCCAGCCGATGCCGCTTGTGCCCCCCTGAACAGCAGCTCCATACAGTCCAAGACCCATCAGCGCCCCGGCAAGTCCGCAAAGGGCCCCGGACACAGTCATCCCGCCGCTGCGGTAGCGGGAGACGCGAATACCCGAAAGAGAGGCAAAGCGGGGATTGGTTCCGCTTATCCTCAGCTCATATCCTGCAAGAGTGTGCCGGCTTACAAACCACCAGAGCAGCGCAGCGACCAGGGCAAGGAATACGCCGCTTGACAGCTGTGATGGCGGCAGCAGCCGGGTAAGCCGGAATCCGGCGGCTATTTTCGGTGTTGACAGAAGGTAACTGTCGGGGTCTCTCAGGGGAACGGCAATAAGGTAGTCGACTACCGGGATCACCGCTCCTGCGGCAAGATACGAAGAAATCAGTTCGTCGGTTCCCAGCTTCTCGCGCATTATGCCGGATACCCAACCCATAGCGCCGCCGCCGAAGGCGCCGCTTAGCAGGGCCAGGGGGATCATCAGTGCCGGGTGACCGCCGGGAACGGCTAATAAGAGCAGAACCGGAAGCAGAGAGCCCAGGCAGGCCTGGCCTTCCCCTCCCAGATTGAATGATCCGGATGACATGGCCACCGCGATTCCCGCTCCGCTCAGGGTAAGAACTCCGGCGGTGGCAAGCAGGTTTCCAAAGGAGAAAGGGCTGCTCAATGGGTCGGTCAAAAGGTCCTTAAGGGCCTCCGCCGGTTTCGGGCTGACAAGCAGAACAACTCCCAGCAATAGAATCAGCATTCCGCTTAAACCCAGGACCCGTCTGACTTTTGTCACTGCTTTTCTCCTGATCCCCGGATCCCGAGCATGGCTTCTCCAATCCTGCCGTGGTCAAAATGCTGACGTTCGAACCTTGCGGTAATCTCGCCGTTATACAATACAAGCAGCCGGTCCGCGATTTCCAGCACCTCATCGATGTCACTGGCCAACAGCAGTATTCCCGCACCCCGATCACGCAGAGTCAGTATCCGCTGGTAAATCTCCCGTCTGCTTTTTACGTCCAGACCCCAGGCGGGTTCACACAATATTACCAGTTTCGAAGCAGACCGGATCTCCCTGCCCAGAATAAGGCGCTGCAGCATTCCCCCGGAAAGGGCCGATGTCATCGTATCCGGGAGGGCGTCAATCCCGAACTCCGTCAGGAGCTCCCGGGAATAGGCCTCTTTTGCTTTTTCCCGCAATATTCCGTATCGGCTTAAGCTGCTGCGGACCAGCACCGCAGCGTTTTCCATAACCGGAAGATCCAGGGCCACTCCGCTTTCCAGACGGTCGGAGGGGACCATCACGATGCCCGCCTGCCGCAAGCTGTTTCCGCTTTGGCGGGGAAGGGCCGTCCTTCGTCCAGAAGTATAGTTGCCTTCATCGGGGGGTTCAGCAGCGCTCAGTAGTTTTTTCAAGGCAGTCGAGGCCATTCTCCCCGGATACCTGACAGTGCAAGAATCTCGCCGCTGCGAAGGGTAAAGGAGACTCCGCGTATAAAGCTCTCACGCGACGTTTTGGCGAGGTCCCCGGACATCCAGACAAATTTCACCGGGTTGTGCCGGAACCAGTTTCGGAGCATCTTCTCCCAGGCCCATGAGTATACGGGATATCTCTTCTAAAGAAAGGAATGATGCTGCAGCTTCCGCCACAGTGAATCCTTTCCGCAGCAGGGTGAGTCGGTCCGCACGGTCCCTGACCTCCTGAATTTTATGGGAAACAATCAGAATCCCTGTCCCTTCCGCGGCAAGCTCCTTGAGCATGTCAAAAAGATTTTCCGTTTCCAGAGGACTGAAGGATGTTGAAGGTTCATCCAGGATCAGGTAGGCCGGGTCTGCGAGCAGAGCTCCGACAATCATCGTCGAGGTTACCAGGTTTGCCGGAACCCCTCTCCCCCCGGGTTTCCAGGGGAAGATCGATCTTCAACCGCCCGGCAATAGTCCGAACCTTCCGGTCAAACTCGTAATTAGAACCCGGATTTGAACGAGGCCTCAGGCGGAGATACTCTCTAATCGTCAGGGAGGGGACAAGCCGGGGGTGCTGCGGAATATAGGCACTCCCCCCGGGTCCTGCTGAACGGGAACGATGGGCTGATGAGGTTCCGTCGATAAGGATTTCCCCCGCATCAGGCTGCAGGATACCAGCCATGCAGCGGACCAGGGTGGTCTTTCCTGATCCGTTTTCTCCCAGCAGTCCATGAATCTCCCCTCGCTGCAGCTGCAGGCGGGCCCCGTTCAGGGCTTTTATCCTCTCCGCGATTAAAGTGCTTATGCAGATCCAGGGCTTCAATCGTGCCCGTACTACTCGACATGTGTTTCCGCTGCCTCTGCTGGCTATTGGCCTATCCTGACTGCGCCTGTTTGCAGCTCTTTCAGGTGAGCTTCGAGATTTTCCCCGCAGTTTCCGGCTCAGATGCTCTGTGTAGGCGGGGTGATCGGTAATAAAGCGTATATAACCGTCAGCTATTCCCCACGGATTCTGCCGAACCGAAGGGGAGTTCTCCGGCGATGGCTTTGCCGGTCAGTTCCCGGGCTGCTCTGTCAAGGTAGATCCGGGTGCTGCCGATTACCGTTCCGGGAGCGATGTCGTAACCGGAGGAGTCGAACCAGATAACACCCTTTCCGGCGTCCTGGGCCGCGGAAACCACCCCCTGGTTTGCTCCCCCGGCAATGGCAAGGATTACGGCGACGCCTGACCGGTACATATCTTTAGCCAGTTCGGACCCCTTGCCGGCATCGTACCAGTTACCGGACTACCCGAAAATCCAGCCTCCGCATCACCCGCCGCGGCCTGTGCCCCCTGCTGAAACCCGGGACGAATGGAGCGGATCATTTCCGGATACTCCTGCCCCCGCTACCAGGCCGACCTTGACCTTTCCTGCCTGCTGCTTTTCCCGCGCAAACCAGTCCGGCAAAGTACCCGGCCAGATACCCCTGTTCTTTCTGATCAAAACGAAAGGTAAAAATGGACGGGTTGCCTTCAATATGGCCGTCAAGAATCAGAAACCGGGCTTCCGGATAGGACCTGGATACCTCGGCACAGATCTCCGGCATCGCGGGGTTCGAGGTAACAATAAGATCATAACGGCCGGAAGCCGCCAGGGAGCTCACCTTTGTGAGCCACTCACCCTGATTAACGCCTCCCTCTATAACCGAGATCTCAACTTCAGGGGTTTCCTTCGCTGCCTCCTGGACCCCCTTCACCATCATCTCGTAGGTGGGGCTGCCTGCAACAACGCCGGGAACAAATACAGCTATGGATTGTACTGCAGGAGAATCCTCTTTTTTCGGTCTCATCGCGTTCCGCCTCTTTGGGTGTGCAGCTGCTGAGAATCGCCGCACTTAGCAGAACAAGAAACACGATGAAAAGCCGGGCGGCTTTTTTTTACGGAACAAAGATAAATACTGTGTAAATTTAGGTTCATATAACCTGCCTCCAGAAAACGCATCGGGGCAGATGAGAGAAAGCAGAGCGGGCCGCACCGAAAAAATTCCGGAACGGCTGGTTCCATTTTCTTCTCCCATCCAGACTTTCACTGTCGGTTCCGGAATTCCACCGAATCCCACCCCTGCACCTACTTTTTGACGTCAAAAAGTAGGTGCAGGGGGATTGCGGACTGTTACCGCCGGTCGGGACTTATCTGTCCCTCCCCTCGAAGAAAATACTTACCTTTATACTATATTTCCTTTCGGTATGTATTGTCAATCTTGACTCCCCACTCCTCTGAGTCACTCCCGGGCCTTTACTTGACCCCATTGCAGAACTAATGGTAGGTTCTATGTGTAATTCATCAGTCACTCCTAGCCTAGCGTTCGCTTCCGGGACGCACGAGAAGATGGGGACAACCTTTGAGCATATCCAAACCCGGTACTTTGGGAATTATCGCCTGCCCCGGCGGAGCCAGTTTTCCGCCAATGAATTATTACCGCATCTGCGGTCAATTTATACCCGCAAGTATCAGCGCATGGCCTCACGGCTTTGCCAAGCGGTACAAGATACCTAAAGAAAAAGCCATCGAGAAGATTAATTTTGTGCAGGATCTGCATATCCCGACACAACATCACGGTTTCTTCGGTGAGCGTTACCGGCCCCCCTCCTTTGAAATACCAACCCAGTTTACCCGCTTTGCCAACGGAGAGTTCAAGGCGGAGATTTTCTCCTCCGTACGGGGAATAGACCCTCTATATAATTCAGGATGTGGAAAATCATTATCCTGTACCCCTGGACGGCGAAGAGACGGTCCTGACATTAAACGATCACATGTTCATTCTCTTTGTTACCATCGATGCAGCGATTCAGGCCGGGGCCAGGAGTGTTACACTTGTTCTGCCGGTTTATCCTTACTCCAGGCAGCATAAAAGGAAGGGCCGGGAGAGTCTGACCGCGGCATGGTTCGGCAGGATCTGCGAATTTATGGGTGTTGAGCGGATTATCACCCTGGATATTCATTCCCGGGAAATCCAGAACACCTTTCATCGAACCGCTATTGAAACCTTCACGCTTCGTATCAAATTCTGCGGGCATTGTCACGGCTGGTCGATCTTGTACATGAAGACCTGGTGGTGGTGGCCCCCCGATACCGGGGCGGTGGATCGCAACAAATTCTACGCGGTAAGTCTTCACAAGCCTCTGGCTCTGCTCTACAAGGAGCGGGACTACTCCAAGGTCAGCCAGGCCGGCGACAGTAATATAACCAGCATCAAACCTGCTGGGGCATGTGGAGGGAAAAACCGTTTTTATGGCCGACGATATGCTGGGTACAGGCGGCACCCTTATCAAGGCCATGGACCCACCTTAAGGAGCTGGGTGCCGAAAAGATCATATGCGCCATAAGCCTTCCTCTCTTTACCGGAAAGGCCA is from Marispirochaeta sp. and encodes:
- a CDS encoding ABC transporter permease, which produces MFNSTLSTAAPLIIAAVAGYLPFRAGILNIGLEGLMALGAFGGFIAAAASGTWLGGIFAGSIAGGLAAAIFAWVILRLESNIFLSGLGLNLAAAGLLGITSQMVFGTKGVLRPALLNSSGFFPPDHRIIPVLAAGLSFAALMLIMRKSRWGHRVIAAGEAPETLENLGYSVKMMRFQTLVLSGIGCGAAGALLALDIGAYVPNMTGGRGWIALVALYIAGKQPLGLLATVLLFSAANAAATILQGMTGIPDSLLLASPFFITFLGLVAAGALRTLYASSASRQRRKERDLTANQFRGRSG
- a CDS encoding ATP-binding cassette domain-containing protein; the protein is MASTALKKLLSAAEPPDEGNYTSGRRTALPRQSGNSLRQAGIVMVPSDRLESGVALDLPVMENAAVLVRSSLSRYGILREKAKEAYSRELLTEFGIDALPDTMTSALSGGMLQRLILGREIRSASKLVILCEPAWGLDVKSRREIYQRILTLRDRGAGILLLASDIDEVLEIADRLLVLYNGEITARFERQHFDHGRIGEAMLGIRGSGEKQ
- a CDS encoding ARMT1-like domain-containing protein gives rise to the protein MNTYLDCIPCFFSQALFAARQAGCNEQQQKQVLDEISRLVPQLSMNASPPENAVPIYRIINRISGSTDPFAEIKEQSNKAAQSVYPDLVRRVESASDPLLTAVEIAISGNIIDYGANRDIDLKEEIENILDQEDKAVHRESRELFDIESLRAGLAAARELVYIGDNAGEIVFDKILVSAITKFYPEIRILYAVRGKPIINDVTLADARTTGMDKLCEVVSSGSPAPGAVPDFVSPEFNELLNKADIIISKGQGNYEALSGSGLPILFLLRVKCDIIARHIPAELGDFCLIK
- a CDS encoding ABC transporter permease; this translates as MTKVRRVLGLSGMLILLLGVVLLVSPKPAEALKDLLTDPLSSPFSFGNLLATAGVLTLSGAGIAVAMSSGSFNLGGEGQACLGSLLPVLLLLAVPGGHPALMIPLALLSGAFGGGAMGWVSGIMREKLGTDELISSYLAAGAVIPVVDYLIAVPLRDPDSYLLSTPKIAAGFRLTRLLPPSQLSSGVFLALVAALLWWFVSRHTLAGYELRISGTNPRFASLSGIRVSRYRSGGMTVSGALCGLAGALMGLGLYGAAVQGGTSGIGWNGIAVALIARYRPAFILPAALFFAYLTQGLSSAVMASGISQEMSLLLQAVVFIAITAGETGKGV
- a CDS encoding ATP-binding cassette domain-containing protein; protein product: MKPWICISTLIAERIKALNGARLQLQRGEIHGLLGENGSGKTTLVRCMAGILQPDAGEILIDGTSSAHRSRSAGPGGSAYIPQHPRLVPSLTIREYLRLRPRSNPGSNYEFDRKVRTIAGRLKIDLPLETRGERGSGKPGNLDDDCRSSARRPGLPDPG
- a CDS encoding BMP family ABC transporter substrate-binding protein, encoding MRPKKEDSPAVQSIAVFVPGVVAGSPTYEMMVKGVQEAAKETPEVEISVIEGGVNQGEWLTKVSSLAASGRYDLIVTSNPAMPEICAEVSRSYPEARFLILDGHIEGNPSIFTFRFDQKEQGYLAGYFAGLVCAGKAAGRKGQGRPGSGGRSIRK
- the argH gene encoding argininosuccinate lyase, whose amino-acid sequence is MAKLWQKDYSLDSLIESFTVGRDYLLDMELLPADCTASLAHATMLATIGLLSDGELSSLSRGIRSVLDEYKSGEYRIEKSDEDGHTALENRLAALCGEAGKKIHTGRSRNDQVITALRLYSRAFLAEAVLAGIDTADALLKLARKHEHTPMPGRTHMQIAMPSSVGLWAAAYAEELLDALRHLLSLDSILDQSPLGSAASYGVPLPLDRELTAALMGFSGVQNNVLYVNNSRGKFESYLLDACEQIGLSLSKLAQDLILFSMPEFGYFSLPRELCSGSSIMPQKKNPDGLELMRAKSATLSSYANQVKSILRSLPSGYNRDFQETKEPFLRGARLTIQMLRVSTLTVSKLEVNKDALQRGFTPEIYATDAALEMAARGKSFRDAYREVGTSLETVKNRDPGEVLKKRSSTGSPGNLNLSFPATRAADIASHARALGESLSASAAELVGREVPLFPPLP
- a CDS encoding ISAs1 family transposase encodes the protein MNIIEHFQAIEDPRIDRHKRHLILDIIVITICAVVCHCETWEEIETYGKEKEHWLKKFLALPNGIPSHDTIRRLFIRLNPEQLQQCFLSWVNAIREQTQGEIVAIDGKTARRSHDHYSGKSALHMVSAWASENRMVLGQVKTDEKSNEITAIPELLKLLELKGCIVTIDAMGCQTDIANLIKEKQANYVLAVKGNRPHLHDELKFCFDEIKPGTEKTEEWIDYHRDFNKEHGRCEVRECVATDEIDWLKPHIKDWKGVQSIAMVRAQRTIGDKESVETRYYISSLPANAELLNSAIRAHWGVENSVHWVLDMVFREDESRMRKGYSPENFAILRRIAMNLVRRDKNSKGSLKGRRKAAGWNNRYLEELLFAPDEAFKPTA